In the Raineyella fluvialis genome, CGGGCTCCCCCACCGTCAGCTGCAGCCCCGCCCGGGTGATCGTGCCGACCCCCGGGCCGGCGCGGAAGACGACCCCCTCCCCCGTCGGCAGGGATCGTACGGTCACCTCGACGACCGCGCCGTGGGTGACGTCCGGGTCGTCCCCGGCGTCCTTCGTGACGGCCGCGGTCGCGGCGACGACCCGGCCGTTGTCGTCACGGTCCAGGTGGTGGCGGGTGAGCGCGAAGGCAGGCGTACGGCCCTGCGGGAGCCGGACCACCACCGGGTCGGGGAACTCCGCGCCGACCAGCGCGACGTAGGCCGCCGTGGCGGCCGCGGTGGCGCAGGCGCCGGTGGTCCAGCCGGGCCGCAGCCCGGACGTCTCCAGCTGCCCGCGCCGGCCCCCTGTCATCGGAGCGACAGGGTTCACCGGATCGACATGGCGTTGACCGCTGCTGCCGCGACCGCGCTCCCGCCCCGTCGGCCGAGCAGCGTGAGGTATTCCAGGCCCCAGGGGTTGGCGGCCAAGGCCTCCTTGGAGCGGTCCGCCCCGACGAAACCGACCGGGATCCCCACGATCGCCGCCGGGCGGGGGCCACCGGCGCCGATGGTCTCGAGCAGGTGGAAGAGAGCGGTCGGGGCGTTACCGATCGCCACGATCGCCCCCTCCAGGCGCTCGGCCCACAGGTCGATGGCCGCGGCGGCCTTCGTGGTGCCGAGGCGGCGGGCCAGCTCCGGCAGCTGGGGGTCGGCGAGGCGGCAGATCACCTCGTTGTCGGCCGGCAGCGTGGAGCGGATGATCCCGTGGGCCACCATGGTCGAGTCGCACAGGATCGGCGCCCCTGCGGCCAGGGCCTCACGGCACGCGGCGACCACCCCGGGCGAGTACCGCAGGTCGTCGACGATGTCCGGCTGGGCCGAGGCATGCACCATCCGGACGGCCACATGGGCGACGTCCGCGGGCAGGTGCTCCAGGCGCGTCTCGCTGCGGATGATCGCGAACGATTCCCGGTAGATGTCCGCGCCGTCACGCAGATAGTCGTACGGGGGGTGGAGGGCAGGTGTCGGGGCCACCCCCCGACTATAACGACACGGTGTAGTACTCAGACGGCCGGTGCCAACTCCGGGTTGATGTTGTGGTTGGAGCGGAACAGGTTGGTCGGGTCCCAGCGACCCTTGAGCTCGACGAGCCGGGAGTACTTGTCCTGCCCGAAGCCGGCCAGCAGGTCGTGGTGGCTGGTTCCGGGCTCGAAGTTGAGGTACGTGCCGCCGGTGGTCGCCGGTGCGAACGCCGCCGAGAACTTCGCCACCCAGTCCAATTCGTAGGCGTCCTCGGCCGTCGTCAGCCAGCACGCGATCGGGTGCGCCATGAATGGCGCCGCACGGTTCCCCGCCGCGGTGTCGTCCTCGGCGACGCGGCTGATGGCGCCACCGTTCTGGAAGACGAGGCCCTGGGTCAGCGGCGAGTGGATGTCGCGGCCGGCGGCGAGGTAGGGCCCCATCACCTCATCGCTGAAGCCGGTCAGGTGCAGGCCGCGGTGGTAGTTGCGGCCACCCTTCTGGTTGAAGGCGTCGACGATGGCCTGGAACGTGGTGTAGGGCATCGGCTGGACCAGGTCCATCCCGCCGGCCTGGGCGACGACCGACCGCAGCGGCGCCAGCGCCTCCGCGGCCTCCGTCTGGTCACCGAAGTGCCCGACCAGGAAGGCCAGCACGGGCGCCCCGATCAGTGGCGGCGGCACGAACTCGGCCGGCGGGGCGAGGATCGTGGCCGTCGCGGTGGAGACGTCCTCCGGGGCGGCGGCAGCGAATTCACGGTAGGCCTGCAGGAGTTGGACGGCGGACCCGTCGTCCATGTTGGGGACCACGAGCATGCCGGCGAGGACCAGCGGAGCGATCGGGTGCACCCGCAGTTCGTACGACATGACGACTCCGAAGTTGGCGCCGGCACCCCGGAGCCCCAGAGCAGGTCGGCGTTCTCCGTCTCCGAGGCGTGGACCAGCCGGCCGTCAGCCGTCACGACGTCCGCGCCGACCAGGTTGTCACAGGCGAGACCGTGCCGGCGCGACAGCCAGCCATAGCCACCCCCGAGCGTGAAACCACCGAGACCCGTCGTCGTCACCCGCCCACCGGGCGTCGCCAGGCCACGCAGTGTGGTCTCGCGATCGTATTCGCCCCACAACACCCCGGCCTGGGCCACGGCGACGCCTCGCTGCGGGTCGACGTGGACGCCCTTGAGGCTGGACAGGTCGATCAGCACACCGCCATCGCTGGCCGAGGTCCCGGCCACGGCGTGTCCGCCACATTTGACGACCAGTGGCAGACCGGAACTGCGGGCGTACGCGACGGCGTCGGCGACGTCGGCCGCACCCGTGGGCCGTACGATCAGCGCGGGGCGTCGGTCGATCGATGCGTTGTAGACCGCGCGGGCCCGGTCGTAGTCCGGATCTCCCGGACCGATGAGTTGTCCCTTGAATTCGGGGCTGATCGTCAGCCCCACCGCTGCCGATTCGGACATGTGTCGACTCCCTCGAACCTGTGACCTGGGTCACACCCCCGTGTTGTCAGGATCGGCCTTGTCGGCGAAGCAGAGGCTGAGAAGGAGCAGGCGCTCCGGGAGACGAGAAAGCCCCCGCCGGCAGGCACGAGGCTTTCCGACAGGGGCTTCAATCTGGCGCGCCCGGAGGGATTCGAACCCCCAACCTTCTGATCCGTAGTCAGATGCTCTATCCGTTAAGCTACGGGCGCTTACTCGTTCCAGGTGCTCCCTGCAACGAGTTAGAACAATAGACCTTCGCCGCAGCGAAGCCAAATCGGCACCTCAGGCACGCCACGTCAACAGGACCAGTGGTCCACTGGCAAGGCCCGGACCCGCCCCCTGCACCGAGGAATGGCACGCCTGCGTCCGATGGACCCCGCATGGTGACGGGGATCGACGCCACTTGTGATCTGTTTCACGTATACCTTTTGGCATAAGCTCTTGTAATACCAGTCGGTGCAGTGGCCTAGACTCTCTCCAACATCCACAGGCATCTGTCCTAGTCCCAGCCGGTTCATCCATCTCAATGAGGAGCGCACCGTGTCCGTTGACACCACTCAGGCACCCACCACCCATAAGGCCCTACTGGAGTGGGTCTCCGAGGTTGCGGCACTGACCGAACCCGACTCGATCTACTGGTGTGACGGCTCCCAGGAGGAGTACGACCGCCTCGGTGCCGAGCTCGTCGCCGCCGGCACTGCCATCCGCCTGAACGAGGACAAGAAGAAGAACTCGTACTACTTCGCCTCCGACCCCGACGACGTCGCCCGGGTCGAGGACCGTACGTTCATCTGCTCGCAGAATGAGGCCGACGCCGGCCCCACCAACAACTGGCGCGACCCGGCCGAGATGAAGGCCACGCTCACCGAGCTCTACCGCGGTTGCATGCACGGTCGGACGATGTACGTCATCCCGTTCTGCATGGGCCCCATCGACGCCGAGGACCCGACGTTCGGCGTGGAGATCTCCGACTCGGCCTACGTCGCGATGTCGATGCGGATCATGACCCGGATGGGCAAGGCTCCGCTCGAGGCGATGACCAAGGGCGGCGACCGCGCGTTCGTCCCCTGCCTGCACTCGGTCGGCTACCCGCTCGAGCCCGGCCAGGCCGACGTCGCCTGGCCGTGCAACACCGAGAAGTACATCGTCCACTTCCCCGAGGACCGCGCGATCTGGTCGTACGGCTCCGGCTACGGCGGCAACGCCCTGCTGGGCAAGAAGTGCTACTCGCTGCGCATCGCCTCGGTGATGGCCCGCGACGAGGGCTGGCTCGCCGAGCACATGCTGATCCTCAAGCTGACCTCGCCGGCGGGCAAGGTCTACCACATCGCCGGCGCCTTCCCGTCCGCCTGCGGCAAGACCAACCTGGCCATGATCGAGCCGACCCTGCCCGGCTGGAAGGCCGAGACCCTCGGTGACGACATCGCCTGGATGCGCTTCGACGAGGAGGGCTACCTGCGCGCCGTCAACCCGGAGAACGGCTTCTTCGGCGTGGCCCCCGGCACCGGCGAGTCGTCCAACCCGAACGCCATGAAGACGATCAACATCGGCAACTCGATCTTCACCAATGTCGCCCGTACGCTCGACGGCGACGTGTGGTGGGAGGGCATGACCGACGAGAAGCCGGCCGAGCTGATCGACTGGAAGGGCAACCCCTGGACCCCGGCCTCCGGGACCAAGGCCGCCCACCCGAACAGCCGCTTCACCACCCCGATGGAGCAGGCTCCGACGCTGGGTGCCGAGTGGAACGACGGCAAGGGCGTCCGCATCGACGCGATCCTCTTCGGTGGCCGCCGCGCTACCACCGTCCCGCTGGTGACCGAGACCTCCGACTGGGCGCACGGCGTCTTCATGGGGGCGACCTGCTCCTCGGAGACCACCGCCGCCGCCACCGGTGCGGTCGGCGTCGTCCGCCGCGACCCGATGGCGATGCTGCCCTTCATCGGCTACAACGCCGGTGACTACATCCAGCACTGGCTGGACATGCCGTCGCTGCACGAGAACGCGCACATGCCGAAGGTGTTCTACGTGAACTGGTTCCGCAAGTCCGCGGACGGCAAGTTCCTCTGGCCGGGCTTCGGCGACAACAGCCGCGTACTGGCCTGGATCGTCGGCCGCCTCGAGGGCACCGCCGACGCCGCCCGGACGCCGATCGGCTACGTCCCGACCCTCGACGCGATCGACCGCACCGGGATCGAGGACGAGGTCGACGACGCCACCATGGCCGAGGTGCTCAAGGTGGACACCGAGGAGTGGCAGCGTGAGCTCCCGCTGATCAAGGAGTGGTTCACCAAGCTCGGCGAGCGCCTGCCGCAGCAGCTGTGGAGTGACCTCGACCAGCTGAAGGCCGCTCTGGAGGCCTGACCCCTCCCTGGACGTGACCCCTCGAGCCGACGGCCCCGGCTCGGGGGGTCACCGCGTCAACAGGGCCACCAGTAGCGCGCTGCGCTGCACCAGGCTGGAGAAGAGGATGTGCTCGTCGAGAGCATGGGCTCCGCCTCCGCGGGGGCCGAAGCCGTCGACGGTCGGCACGCCGAGCGCACCGGTGAGATTCGTGTCGCCCGCCCCTGCCGCCTTCCGGTACCCCGGCGTCGGCAGGCCGAGGGCCGCCGCGATCGCACCGATCGATGCCGCCAGGGCGCGATCCGCCGATCCCGGCGCCCACGGGGGTCGATGACTGAGCACGTCCACCTCGAGTCGGGCACCCGCACGGATCGGACGCAATGCCCCTAAGGCCGCGAGCACGTCGTGCTCGGTGGCCGTATCGAGGAACCGCAGCCCCAGTTCACACTCCGCCGCCTCGGGCACGACGTTGGCCCGCCCGCCACCGGAGATGGTGCCGACGTTGCAGAGAACCTCGCTGCGTGCACTCGCCGTCGCCACCAGGCGCCGGATCCCGACGAGCTGGTCGACCAGTTCGTCGATCGCGGAGACCCCCGCCGTCGGATCGACCGCGGCGTGCGCGGCCCTGCCCCGTACGACGAGCCGGACCCGGGTGCTCCCCCGCCGGCCGACCTTGAGCGCACCGTCCTCGTGCGGCGACTCGAACCCGATCACGCCGGCGACCCCGTCGAGGCAGTCCCGGACGAGGTCCTGCGAGGTCGGTGACCCGGCCTCCTCGTCGCACACGATGACGATGCGCACCGGGCGGTGCGCCCGTGCGCGCAGCGCTTCCAGGGCGGTCAGCATGACGATGAGCCCGCCCTTCATGTCGTAGACACCGGGCCCCCGTACGACGTCACCCTCGACCGACCATGGCATCCGGTCGGCCAGGGTGCCGACCGGCCAGACCGTGTCGCAGTGGCCGACCAGCAGCAGCGGCGCGCGGCCGTCGCCGGCCACCTCGAGGCGCAGGTGCGTGCCGGCGATGCTCCGGACGAACTCGACCGTCGCCCCGACGTCTGCGAACCATCCGGCGAGGAGATCGGTGACCGCCGCGCTGGCGGCGGGGTCGAACGAAGGGGTCTCCACCTCCACGAGTTGACGCAGTCGCTCGAGTGCCGTCCGGGCCGCCATCGCGACTCCCTCCACTCGGCCTGCCGGGTGGTGACGGTCGACCTCGCCGCCACCACCCGGCTCCAGCCTGACGGTCAGGCGCCGGTGTCCATCGTCGACAGGTCGCCGACGTCCTCACCGAGCGCCTGGGCCTTGAGCACCCGGCGCATGATCTTGCCCGAGCGGGTCTTCGGCAGCGAGTCGACGAAGTCGATCACGTCCGGCTTGGCGATCGGGCTGAGGTGCTGGGCGACGTGCCTGCGGATGTCCTCGGCGAGCTCCGGGGAGCCCTTGAGACCGGCCCGCAGGATCGCGAAGGCGTGGATCCCCTGGCCCTTCACCTCGTGGGGCAGGCCGATGGCCGCCGACTCGATCACGTCGGGGTGCGAGTTCATCGCCGCCTCGACCTCAGCGGTACCGATCCGGTGGCCGGACACCTTGATCACGTCGTCGGTGCGCCCGACGATCCAGATGTAGCCGTCCTCGTCGATCCGGGCCGAGTCACCGGTGAGGTACGCGCCGGGGTATTTCGACCAGTACGTGTCGATGTAGCGCTTCTCGTCCTTGTAGAGCGTCCGCAGCATGGCCGGCCACGGCCGCTTGAGCACCAGCATGCCCTCGGTGCCGGTGGGCACCTCGTTGCCGTCGTCGTCGAGGACGGCGACCTCCTGGCCGAAGAACGGCTTGCCGGCCGATCCCGGCTTGAGCGGCAGCGACGGCGTGGGGGTGATCTGGAACATGCCGGTCTCGGTCTGCCACCAGGTGTCCATGATCGGGCTCTGGCCCTTGCCCACCACCGAGTGGAACCAGTGCCAGGCCTCGGGGTTGATCGGCTCGCCGACCGACCCGAGCAGGCGCAGCGAGGACAGGTCGTGACGGTTGGGCCAGGCGTCACCGAAGCGCATCAGGGAACGGATGGCGGTCGGGGCCGTGTAGAAGATCGAGATGCCGAAGTACTCGATCAACTGCCACCAGCGGTTCGGGTACGGGAAGGTCGGGCCCCCTCGAACATGAACGAGGTGGCCCCGTTGAGCAGCGGCCCGTAGAGACCGTACGAGTGCCCGGTGACCCAGCCCGGGTCGGCGGTGCACCAGTAGCGGTCCTCGTCTCGCAGGTCGAAGACGTACTTCGTGGTGGCGTACGTCCCCACCTGGTAGCCGCCGTGGGTGTGCACGATGGCCTTGGGATTGCCGGTCGAGCCCGAGGTGTAGAGCAGGAAGAGCGGGTCCTCGGCGTCCATCGGGACGGTCTCGCACTTGCCGTTGGCGATCGGCAACGACGTCAGGTCGTGGTACCAGTGGTCGCGCAGCGGGTCCATGGTGACTTCGGTGCCGGTGCGCCGGACGACGATGACGTTCTCGACAGTCGGGGAGAAGCGGATCGCTTCGTCGACGATCGACTTCATCGGGAAGACCGACCCGTTCACCCACGACCCGTCCGCGGTGATCAGCAGCTTGGACTCGGAGTTGTCGATCCGGTCGCGCAGGGCGTCGGACGAGTAGCCACCGAACACCACCGAGTGGACGGCGCCGATCTTGGCGCAGGCCAGCATGGCGAACCAGATCTCGGGGATCCGGGGCAGATAGATCGTGACGATGTCACCCTTGACCACGCCCATCGCCTTGAGGACGTTGGCCATCCGGTTGACCTCGCGGTTGAGCGCGTGGAAGGAGAACGTCCGAGGCTCGTTGCCGGTCTCGGGCACCCAGATCAGGGCCAGCTTGTTCTTCCGCGGCCCGTGCAGGTGGCGGTCGATGGCGTTCAGGACGATGTTGGTCCGGCCGCCCGTGAACCACTTGAAGAACGGAGCGTTCGAGTCGTCCAGCACGTCCTGATAGGGCTCGAACCACTCGAGTTCGGCGGCCTGCTCGGCCCAGAAGCCGAGCGGGTCACGACCCGCCTCCTCGGCCAGTCGTGCGTGAGGCGGTACGGTCTCGTCCTCGAGGATGCTGCTGGGGGTTGGATGGCGTCGCTCTCGCGGAGGCCCATGGGTTCTCCCTTCCTTCTCTCCAGGGGGGCGCCCGCGTGCCGAACGGCGGATCGCACAGCGTTGTGCGCCCAAGTGTGAGGGACTCTAGCGGCGCGGGGGGCAGTTGGACAGACCAATAGCCCTCAGGACGGCACGCGGAGACGAACAACCCCCCGGACCGATGATCCGGGGGGCTGCAGGTGGCGGAGGCGGCGGGATTTGAACCCGCGATGGGATTTAAGTCCCAAACCCGCTTAGCAGGCGGGCGCCATAGACCGGACTAGGCGACGCCTCCAAGTACCGAGGGATCATGCTACCGATTCCGCCCCGACCGGTCCAACCGGGACCCCGTCCGGTGTCTGCGGCTCCGCATGTCGCGTTACATTGGGGGGAACTGATCCTTGACTCCCGGAGAACCGATGGACCCTCAGCACGACCGGCTGCGCGCCGACTCCTTCTCGGTCGCCTCCGGGTGGACGGTCCTCACGGCCGTGTTCCCCGGGATCGGACTGATCCGCGCCGGTCACCGCGCCCTCGGGAACCTGGTCATCGGGCTCGCCATCGGCGCTCTCGCGGCCCTGGGCGTGCTGATCGCCGTCCGCCGCGAGTGGGCCCTGGCGATGCTGGTCAACCCCACGTTCCTCCGGGTGACCGGTGTCGTGCTCGGCGCCATGGCGCTGCTGTGGATCCTCGCCATCGTCGCCGTCCACCTACGGATCCGGCCGCTGCCGATCCAGACCTGGCAGCGCTGGGCCGGATTCGCGATGGTGACCGTGCTCACCTTCGCCGTGGGTGCGCCATCCGCCGTGGGAGCCCGCTACGCCTGGTCCCAGGCGGACCTGGTGACCAGCGTTTTCGGCGGCAACACGGCGCCGACGACCGGCGGCGTCCCGCAGGCCTGGAAGAGCAAGGGCCGCCTCAACGTCCTGCTGCTCGGTGGCGACTCCGGTCCGGACCGCACCGGCATGCGGACCGACACCGTGATGGTCGCCTCGATCGACACCACCACCGGCGACACCGTCTTCTTCGGCCTGCCGCGCAACACCGCCCGGATGCCGTTCCCCGACGGCCCGCTGCGCAAGGCCTACCCGAACGGCTGGTACGACGGCCACAACGCCGACGACCCGATGTTCATGCTCAACGCGATGTACGAGTTCGTGCCGGAGCAGCACCCGGAACTCTTCCCCGACAAGACCCACGCCGGTGGCAACGTGATGAAGGCGTCGGTGGGCGAGGCCCTCGGTCTGCCGATCGACTACTACGCCGTCGTCGACCTCGCCGGGTTCGAGCGGCTGATCGACGCGATGGGCGGGGTGACCGTCAACATCAACTCCTACATCCCGATGGGCGGCAGCACCGACACGCACACGCCGCCCAAGCAGTGGCTCTCCCCCGGCGCGAACCAGCACCTCGACGGCAACCAGGCCCTCTGGTACGCCCGCGGCCGGTTCGGCTCGGACGACTTCCAGCGGATGGCCCGGCAGCGCTGCGTCCTGAGCGCGCTCGCCGACCAGGCCAACGTGCCGAACCTGCTCAGCCGCTACGAGGCCATCGCCCGGGAGTTCCAGGGCGTGGTGACCACGGACGTCCCCCAGGGAGACCTGGCGTCGGTGCTCAACCTCGCCCTGCTGATGCGGTCCGGCAACACCCGCTCGATCGTGTTCACCAACGGCACCGCCGGCTTCCACTCGGCGCACCCGGACTTCGCCCTGATGAAGACGCAGGTGCAGGAGGCGATCAAGGAGTCGGCACGCAAGGCCACCCCCTCCCCGGCCGCGTCCTCGGCTCCCGCTGCCAGCACCGAGGCGACTCCCGCCCCACCCCGACCCCGACGAGCACCCGCAAGGCCACCAGCAAGGCGACGACCCCGACGCCCACGCCGACGTCCGAGGCGACCGAGGCCAGCGTCAATGTCCGCGCCGTCTGTGCGTACGATCCGGTGGCCGCACAGGAAGCGGTCGCGAACCCGCCGTACTGGGTGAAGTGAACGTCAGTCGAGTCGGCCGTACGCCGCGCGCATCCGCTCGGTGACCTCCTCGGCGAGGCGCTCGAAGTCCCCACGCCGGCCGGGGTCGAGCACCGGCACCCGGTCCGGGCGCTCCTCGTCGTCGCGCGGGTAGAGGCGCAGTTCGTCGTCGGTCACCGTGGCCCGGGTGATGTCGGTCCAGTCACGGGCCGACGTACGCCCGAGTGCGGCGAGCTGGTAGCCGGAGTCGGTGAGGGAGATGCGTACGCGTCCCCGCGAGGCGACGAGGAACGCGAGGGCCCCCTGGAGGGCACCGAGCACCACCAGCACCACCGCGATCACGACCACGACGACGTGCCAGTGTGCTGCCGTCGCCACCACCAGCAGCAGCCCGCCCACGATCAACAGGCCTGCGGCGATGCCGAAGGCGCGGGCGGGCAGCGCTGCATCGAGGCGGTAGGTGTTCACGCGGCGAGAGTGGGATTCGAACCCACGGAACGGTCACCCGCTCGGCCGCTTTCAAGGCGGCTGCACTAGTCCACTATGCGATCTCGCCAATGAGGATCAGGGTCGATCCTAGCGAAGCCCGTGTGCAAGGCTGGGACCATGCTCATGCGCGCGATTCTCGCCCCCGAACCAGGCGGCCCCGAAGCACTCCAGTTGGCGCAGATCGAGCGCCCTGCGCCGGGCCCGGGCGAGGTCCTGGTGCGCGTCGTCGCCGCCGGGGTGAACCGCGCGGACATCCTCCAGCGCCAGGGCCACTACCCCCGCCGCCGGGCCACCCGGACATCATCGGCCTGGAGGTCGCCGGCATCGTCGCCGAACTCGGTCCCGACGTCCGCGGCTGGCAGCCAGGTCAGGAGTGCCTCGTACTGCTCGCGGCCGGCGGCTACGCCGAGTACGTCGTGGCCCCCGCCGGGCAGCTGGTCCCGCCGCCCCCGGGCCTCGATCCCATCGAGGCGGCCGGCATCCTCGAGGTCGCCGCGACCGTCGTCTCCAACATGGACCTGGTCCATCTCACTGCCGGCGAGACGCTGCTGGTGCACGGTGGCGCGGGTGGCATCGGGTCGTTCGCCATCCAGTACGCCAAGGGCCTCGGCTGCACCGTGCTGACCACCGCGGGGTCGGCGGAGAACCTGGACTACTGCCGATCCCTCGGGGCGGACCACGCCATCGACTACCACGACGACTGGGTGGCGGCGGTGAAGGAGGTCACCGGGCGACACGGTGCGGACGTCATCCTCGACATCATGGGCGCCAAGTACCTGCCCCTGAACGTCCGTGCCCTGGCGATCGGCGGGCGCCAGGTGACAATCGGTCTGCAGGGTGGCCGCAGGGGCGAGCTCGACATGGGAGTCCTGCTCAACAAGCGCGCCTCGATCCATGCCACGTCACTGCGCTTCCGTCCGGTCGCGGAGAAGGCGGAGATCTGCGGCCGGGTGGCCAAGGTGGTCTGGCCGATGCTCGCCGAGGGGATCATCCGCCCCCTGAAGACCGAGCGGGTGCCGTTCACCGAGGCACGCCGGGCCCACGAGATGATGGAGGCGCCCGGTCATCGCGGCAAGATCGTCCTCGTCGTCGACGCGGACGCCGTTGCTCCTAGACTCGACGCATGAGCGAGGAGCCGCAGGGCAGCGCCGCCGAGGACGCCAACGGGGAAGCGCAGGTACTGGCCGGTCGTACGGACGACGGGCGGGTGTACGTGGTCGGCCCGGAGCAGATGGCGGTGACGGGCCCGGACGGGGCCGAGGAGTCGCAGAACGGGTCGGTCACCGACCAGGTCGAACAGCCGGCGAAGGTGATGCGGATCGCGACAATGATCCAGCGCCTCCTCGACGAGGAGCGCACCGCACCCCTCGACGACGCCAGTCGGCAACGGCTGGCCGAGCTCCACGCCAGCTCCGTCGCCGAGCTCAAGGACGGGCTGAGTCCCGACCTCGCGGCGGAACTGGAGCGCCTGTCGCGACCGTTCACCCCCGCTCACACACCCTCGGACGACGAACTGCGGATCGCCCAGGCCCAGCTGGTCGGCTGGCTCGAGGGGCTCTTCCAGGGCATCCAGACCGCCCTGGTCGCCCAGCAGATGGCCGCCCGGGCGCAACTCGAGCGTGGCCGCCGGGAGCTGCCCAACCAGCAGGGTCCCGCCCCGCAACACCCGATGCCCGGTCAGAACCCGGGTCAGGGAGGCATGTACCTCTAGCGTTCACCTTCCGTCCCCCGACCTTTCATCTGGTCAGGGAACCATCCCCCGGTGTACGGAGTCCAACGCACGGACAACCACACACTGATACGTCACACGAGTAGGGGATGACCGTGAGCGTTTCTGTCACCGAGGCCGGGTGCGCCGAGCACCCGGAGCTGTACCAGCACCCGCTGCTGGAGGACGATCCGGGCCGATCGGCCACCGCCGAGCAGCGCCGGCAGCGGACGGCGATGACCCGTCGCGCCAGCGCGATCTGCGGGGGGTGCGGGGAGATGCCGGAGTGCCTCTACCGCGCGGTGGTCGAGTACGACGTCTCCGGCTTCGTCGCCGGCACCACCGAGCACCAGCGGCGACGGATGCGTACGCTCCTCGAGCTGACCGTCGGACCGGACGACCTTGATTCACTCACCGGCGTGTCCGCCTCGCCGCACCAGGTCAACCATGCCGAGATCGTCCGGCTGCGCGCGCAGAATCCGCACATGTCGCTGGACACCATCGCCCAGCGCCTCGGTTGCTCGCTCTCGACGGTGAAGCGGCACCTGCGCCGGGCCCGCGCCGAGGCGGCCGGTGTCCCCGAACGACCCCGCGACGACACCTCCCCGGAGCCGCCGAGCCCCGACGAGGTGCTGTCGGCCCGCGCGCAGGTGGTCGAGTCGGTGCTGGCCGCCTAGTCGATCAGTCTCAGTCCAGGTCGAACCACCGGGAGAGTTCGGCGAGGGTGCCGCCCTCGTCGAACAACCCGGTGACCGCGTCGGCGGCCAGCCGGACCTCCAGCGGGGCGTCGCCCAGGGCGACCCCGCGGCCGGCCCAGCGCAGCATCTCGATGTCGTTGCGCCCGTCACCCATCGCCAGGACGTCGGCCGGGTCGATCCCGCGACGGGCGCAGACATCGGCCAGCGCCATCGCCTTGTGCACGCCCTCCGGGGCGATGTCGAGCCAAGCGCTCCAGCCGATGAAGTACGAGACCCCGTGCAGACCGAGCCGCTCGGCCAGTTCGATGAAGTCCTCGGGGGAACTGCCGGGATCGCGGACGATGACGCGGGTGACCGGCCGCGAGGCGAGGTCGTCGACGCCGACCACCTCCATCGTGCCGCTGAGGTCACCCGGCGGGAACGGGGCGTTGAGCCGGTAGCCGCGGCCGACCTCCTCGACGGCGATCAGGGCGTGCGGGGCCATCCGCTGCACCCGCTCGATCACGTCGGCGGGGTCGAAGGTGACCATCCGGACCACCTCCAGCGGCGGATAACGGACGACCACGGCACCGTTCGAGCACACGTACGGCCCCTCGGGAAGCCCCAGCCGGTCGACCACGTCGCGGGTGTCGTGCCAGGAGCGTCCGGTCGACAGGACGACCTGGGTTCCCTCCTCGGCGATCCGCCGGATCGCATCGCGCAGCGCGTCGGGCAGCACCGAGTCGTGATCGACGATCGTCCCGTCGATGTCGAGGGCCACCAGGCGTGGCCGCCAGGTCCGGCGCACCCCTGCGGCTCAGCCCTGCTGCGGCAGCAGGGCGTCGCGGCCGAGGTAGGGCCGCAGGGCCGCCGGCACCCGGACCGATCCGTCGGCCTGCTGGTG is a window encoding:
- a CDS encoding LCP family protein, encoding MDPQHDRLRADSFSVASGWTVLTAVFPGIGLIRAGHRALGNLVIGLAIGALAALGVLIAVRREWALAMLVNPTFLRVTGVVLGAMALLWILAIVAVHLRIRPLPIQTWQRWAGFAMVTVLTFAVGAPSAVGARYAWSQADLVTSVFGGNTAPTTGGVPQAWKSKGRLNVLLLGGDSGPDRTGMRTDTVMVASIDTTTGDTVFFGLPRNTARMPFPDGPLRKAYPNGWYDGHNADDPMFMLNAMYEFVPEQHPELFPDKTHAGGNVMKASVGEALGLPIDYYAVVDLAGFERLIDAMGGVTVNINSYIPMGGSTDTHTPPKQWLSPGANQHLDGNQALWYARGRFGSDDFQRMARQRCVLSALADQANVPNLLSRYEAIAREFQGVVTTDVPQGDLASVLNLALLMRSGNTRSIVFTNGTAGFHSAHPDFALMKTQVQEAIKESARKATPSPAASSAPAASTEATPAPPRPRRAPARPPARRRPRRPRRRPRRPRPASMSAPSVRTIRWPHRKRSRTRRTG
- a CDS encoding HAD family hydrolase, whose protein sequence is MRRTWRPRLVALDIDGTIVDHDSVLPDALRDAIRRIAEEGTQVVLSTGRSWHDTRDVVDRLGLPEGPYVCSNGAVVVRYPPLEVVRMVTFDPADVIERVQRMAPHALIAVEEVGRGYRLNAPFPPGDLSGTMEVVGVDDLASRPVTRVIVRDPGSSPEDFIELAERLGLHGVSYFIGWSAWLDIAPEGVHKAMALADVCARRGIDPADVLAMGDGRNDIEMLRWAGRGVALGDAPLEVRLAADAVTGLFDEGGTLAELSRWFDLD
- a CDS encoding bacterial proteasome activator family protein, producing MSEEPQGSAAEDANGEAQVLAGRTDDGRVYVVGPEQMAVTGPDGAEESQNGSVTDQVEQPAKVMRIATMIQRLLDEERTAPLDDASRQRLAELHASSVAELKDGLSPDLAAELERLSRPFTPAHTPSDDELRIAQAQLVGWLEGLFQGIQTALVAQQMAARAQLERGRRELPNQQGPAPQHPMPGQNPGQGGMYL
- a CDS encoding helix-turn-helix domain-containing protein — encoded protein: MSVSVTEAGCAEHPELYQHPLLEDDPGRSATAEQRRQRTAMTRRASAICGGCGEMPECLYRAVVEYDVSGFVAGTTEHQRRRMRTLLELTVGPDDLDSLTGVSASPHQVNHAEIVRLRAQNPHMSLDTIAQRLGCSLSTVKRHLRRARAEAAGVPERPRDDTSPEPPSPDEVLSARAQVVESVLAA